CCAGCCTTCATCGGTCCACAAGTAGGTGATGTCGGCCGTCCAAACCTGATTCGGCGCCGCCGGCGCGAAATCGCGGTCAAGCAGGTTTCTCGCCACTGGCAAACCGTGCTTCGATTCGGTCGTAACCCGGTAGCGCCGCTTGTGGCGCGCATGAATTCCGTGCGTGCGCATCAACCGCTCTACGCGTCCCTTGCTCGCCGTGTAGCCCCGCCACCGCAACTCGCGGATCATCCGAGGACTGCCATAAGCACCTTTTACCTCGGCGTGGATGGCGCGGATCATGGCCAGCGTCTGGCCGGCCGTCAGGCGCTTGCGATCGGGCGTGCCGCCACTCTTCCAGGCTCGGTAACCGCTGATGCTCACGTCGAGCGTATCGCACATTTCCCTCAGCGCGAATCGATTAGTCTGCGCATCGATCCAGGCGTACTTCACAGAACATCCTTCGCGAAGTACGCCGCTGCCTTTTTTATGATTTCGTTCTCCCGCTTGAGCTTGGCATTCTCGGCACGTAAGCGCGACAATTCCATCTCTTCCGGTGTCACAACCTTGCTACCAGCGCCGTTCAACTTGCCAGCCTTAGCGGCCTTGACCCAGTTGCGCAGCGTTTGTTCGCTTAGACCAAGTTCCTTGGCTGTCGCCGCGAAGGACTCGCAGGCATTGACCCGTCTGACTGCCAATTCCTTGAATTCCGCCGTGTATGAACTTCTTGAAATCTTCATTTCTTGCCTTCCCAAAGTAACGTCAATTTTACGTCACCTGTGGAAGACGAAATTTCAGGGAAAGCTCAGTATGAAAAGCTAATTTTATTGGATTGGTTTCAGAATGTCAGTAACCGCCACTGAGATAAATAAATTGATCGAGAGCGAACTTGCAGGTATTCATGATGCAGGTGTTGTGCATCACATTCGCACTCTATTGGTTACGCCGCAATCGATTTTGCGAGATTGGGACTTTGGAGGCATTGGCGAAAAATATCCATGTTGGTCTATTCTGGATCACGAAAAATCCGGTACAGGCATTGGTCATTGCGAATTTGGTTTTGGTCCTAAAACCCCCTGGGGACTCGTTGGTCTAGCTGGCCATGACCACATGTCACTTGGGATGGATTGTGAATGGTTCTCCACCTTTGTTGAAGCTTTCTTTGACTCGATGGCAGCTACAGAGCTGCCAATATGGAGAATCTTCAAACAGGAGGGCGGAGCGTACCCAGGGATAGCTATTACTGGCGAAGCCGATTGGAATTCCACTTGGGAGAAAATAGGCAGGTTGAGAGCCGTCGATCCAGGTGGACGATACCATTGTTCGCATGATATTCAGTTTCGACTATAGCTAATGGGGGCGACTTGAAAGGATGATAGGCCGTACTGTGTTTTCTCTGATGAATGAAACGAAGTGGAATGAACTGCGACGTGCAATGTGCAAACTGGGCCAAGCCTCGCCGAAGTGGCGCATTTTGGATGTTCAGAGTGACCACCTTTCCGGTTGGGATTCGGAATGGTTTTACCACTTTCCCTTAGGCGGATATAAAACGATTCGCTGGGTTGAAATTGCGGTCGACTCGGCAGCGCAGCGAAAAATACTCCTTGATCTTTTGGTGCCAATGCATGTACCTGGAGAGCAGACGGATATCGGTTTTCGTATTTTCGGATATGGTGAACTAGGTGCTGCCATAAGCTATTTGTAGTTCCATCCATCGGAGATTGGAAGTTACATCCGTATTTTAAATATGAAAAACAAGTCAAAAACAAAGCTGGACACAATTGTCGATACCTACGAAGAGCTCGCAGCGGAGTATAGAGCTCTCGGCGATCAAAAATTAATAGACCTATTTGATTCCTTTATACCGTTCATCCAAACAGCGAAAGCTAATCCCCAAGTGAAGCGTTCAGCGATTGTTGCAGGCTGCGAGCAGGGCTTAAGAGAAACGCCGCTGCTCCTCACTAATTTTAAGCTGTCAGAAGATATTCAAGGTGTGGCACTTAAAATATTTTATAGAGTGGTGGAGATTCATATGCCTGTTTTTTTCGAAAAAGAGCGGCAGAAGCGAGAGATGATAGTTCGCCGTGGAAAGATCAAAGGAGAAAGCGAGTGGCATCTACTCAGAAATCGCGTGGACGAGATTGAAGGGGACGCCGCTCATGAAGTGGAACTACTAGCGCTCTACAAGATGCTGGATGATTACGAGAGCGCTGCATATGAATGAAGATCTATCCCGCCTTGTATCGGCAAATAGATACGAAACCCTGCACTGGAGCTTGATAAACATTTTCGCACGTCTGTTCGGGATTATGGCGTTGCTTGTGGGGTTTGCGTTTGGACTAGCAGCATTGCTTCAATTTTGGGGCGCTGGCCTGTCCACTCCGGGAGTTAGCGCCTTGGAGAATTTCTTTCTATCGGCTTTCTCTCTAGCGCTGGCTGCAACGTTTCTGACCGTGCGTCCTTACAGACTTGACGTGGCGCGTGAGGATTCGAATACGTCAGATAAGCCTGGGCGGAAGTTGGGATGGTGGACTGGCACTCCCAAAAGAAAATATGTGGGAATTGAAGAGTGATGTGAAAAATAAGCATTCGATCCCTATTCCGGCGATTGTTGCAATCGGATTTAGTTTGCCAATAGTGTTGGTCCTTGCGCTTTTATATTGTCTTTATTCGTTCGACGTTCCCACGCCAGAACAATCTTGCAAAAAATATTGTGCGACGAAAAACCAGTCTGGTCAGTTGGTTTCGATTTTTACGCGAATTCAATCCCCAAAAGATGGGAGACCAACGCAATGTCAGTGTAATCATTGAGCACCTGCAGTTGATTGAATTGAGTCTGTCGTGATTCGTTCAAAACGACTAATTGGGATCAATGGGCGGAAGCACCAAAGTGATATTATTCAGGCAATCAAATCGTAAAGAAATGTTTGCTCAGTTCGGTTTCCCACATGTTGGAAGTGCTTATGTCCGAGAATATATCTGAAGAGAAGTTGCTGGCTCATGCCCTGTACCATATCCGCCTTCTCCTATCTGGGTTCCTCGGAAGCCAAAACCAAGGATCGCTTGAAGTTCGCGTGGCGGCTCACTTTGCATACGCTTTACACAACGAGGCGCTCGCTGTAATTGACGGTAAAAGCTTTGATGTTTCAAGTGCCTTGAAAAATATTGAGCACATAGATCAGATCCTCAACGTCGAAGATGGCAAACGATTTATCCACGTCATATCGGCCAATGGTTCAACTAGCTAACTATTTGAGAGTGTGAAAATATGCTGTTTTCACTTGCATACGCTGAGCATGACTAAGTCCAATTAATTATTCCGGCTCTAGGTTAGTATGCGAATTTCAGCTGTCGGCCTATTCCGATCGGTCGGGCCAGCCATGGCATTGAATAGCGAAAGCACATTCACCATTGCATGATTACTGGCTCAAATTACGATGAAACTTCCACACGATATCGAAGCGGAAATTTACTTTCTAACGCCTGCCGAAGGTGGGAGGAGTTCTCCTGCATTTGACGACTATCGACCACAGATTTACTACGATGGGCGTGATTGGGACGCTAGACACATTTACCCTGACGTCAAACAAGTCAATCCCGGAGATACCGTCAGAGCTTTTTTGGGGTTCCTGAGTCCGGCAGAGCACCTTGGGAAGATTTATCCCGATATGACGTTCGAAATTAGAGAGGGCGCACGAACCGTCGGGAGAGGAAGAGTAACTCGAATTATTGCACTTGAAGAGTCGGCAACTCGCTCAAAAACGGATAAGATCCTCGATGAACCATCAGCTCAGTCGTCAATTGCCTCAACGCCAAGCAGCCTAAGTCCCTCAACGTGATCCTTCATAGCCTGGAGTGCTTCGGGGGAGTGCCCCTGCCAATCCGTGACCTCGCCCGCGACACGTAGCGGCTCCCGGGAGCGGTACGACTTCGTCGGATTACCCGGGTATTTCTTGTCCGTCAGATTGGGGTCATCCATGATCGGGCCGGTCGGTTCCACTATGTAGATTCTGCCGCGACCTTCGCCGAGCGCTAGCTCGGCTCCCCAGGTGGCTGCCTCCAGGGTGGCGCTCAGGTAGACGTAGGTCGCCGTCTTCCTCTTGCCGTAGTTAGAGCTGTAGCCGGGCTCGATCAGGTCTCCCGGCTTCAGGTCAGCCCGGGTGCCATGGTAGAGCCGCTGTGCACTCAGATCGTCGGTGGCTGCCACCGGTTCGCTCTTAATCATATTTCTCTTCCTCTTCTGGGCAAGTCATAGATGACGTCCAGCTGATGCTTATACAGGCAGAACTGGCCGGCATGTAATGTGGACGGTTGATAAGCAAGCTCCGAGATCCGCATTATTGCTAGCGTTGGATCTGATCTGAGCGCTTATGCAATGCTAATTATTCATGAAATGCGTCAAGCCTGAGCACGCCGGTCGATGGAGTCGACACTGTTCACCCGGCAGTTGTGTTGCAATAGCAAGACTGGTGAAGTCTACTTACACGGCGGGCTTATGTCTACCGAGCAGGGATATTCAACGCGCCGCGTGTTTCTTCTATCTGCGGCGGCACTGCTGGGGCGCCAAGGTCGACGATTAGATCTGGGCGCGGCCATTGCAGCGTCAATCCGGCGTTCAGCAATTATGCTGTCACGACATCGTCCCAATCGATGCGATAGCCATGCAAGGAACCGAACATCTTTTCCGGTGTGAAGAAGGTCTTCATCGCAAGCGGCATCAAAAGGCTGAACAATGCCTTGGCCACCGGCCCGGAGGCCTTTCTATTGTTGGTCTTGGCGGCGTCCGCGGCGACTTTCTCGACCCTGGGCCGGCGCAGCTGCTCGTAGGCGAGAAAGGCCGTGGCAGCGTCGGGCAGGTCGGGCAGGCAGCGCGCCAGCTGGATGGCGCTCTCCATGGCGAGCGACGCTCCCTGGCCTGAACTTGACGATGGCGCGTGCGCGGCGTCGCCGACTAACACCATGCGGCTGCGATGCCACTGCGGCACCGGCGGCAGGATTTCTCCCGCGCCTGCGACGAGCAACTGCTCGGGACTCGTGTGGGCGAGCAATGCGCCGCCGGCACGGCCCTCGCCTCTGCCGCAGTCAACGGCATCGGGTGCGGCAGATTGCCAAACCACATGGTGCTGCCATCCGGCTCCGTCCAGTGGCCGAGAAATGCGCGCTTTCCATGCACGAAGTGCATGGCGCCGGGGCGGCCGATTGCGCCGCTGCCCATCGCACGACCGCCGAATCCGAGCAGGCCGGTGTACTGCGGCCCCGGCGCCTGCGGATCGATCAGCGTGCGGACTCACGACGGGCGCCATCACTGGGCTGGTCGACCGGCTGGAGAAGGCCGGCTTCGTCCGGCGCGAAGCCGACCCGACCGACCGCCGCAAGGTGCGCGTCGTGGCCTGCGAAGAGCGTGTGCGTCAGATGGCTATCTACTATGAGCGGCTGGCTCAGCGTACCGAAGCCGTATGGGCGCAGTTCAATGAAGAGCAGTTGCGCACGGTGCTGGAATTCGCGCACCGTTCCAGCGAGGTATCGATGGAGGAGGTGGCGCACATCCGCAGCTTGCCGATCTTGAAGGCGATCGACTCAGCAAGCAAGCTTAAACCGAAGGATTGATTCGGAGGCGTGTCAGCGAGGGCGTATAAGCCTATGCGCACCAGGAAACGTCATCGTTGCAGTGGGGCACAATCCTATTCAATATAGTGAGTAGGAGATTGGAGTGATCGACGTCGCATTATTCGACGCTGGCGTCTTCGTGACCAGGTCTCCTTGAGGGAGATCATCAGGCGCTTGGGGATCTCCGGAAGCTCCGTCAGACGCTATCTACGCTCAGAAGTCATAGAGCCGGCTTATCGGGATCGACGCACTCCCAGTGCTCTTGATCAGTGCGCCTTCAAACTTTCAACTTGGCTT
The sequence above is a segment of the Collimonas sp. PA-H2 genome. Coding sequences within it:
- a CDS encoding DUF6678 family protein yields the protein MIGRTVFSLMNETKWNELRRAMCKLGQASPKWRILDVQSDHLSGWDSEWFYHFPLGGYKTIRWVEIAVDSAAQRKILLDLLVPMHVPGEQTDIGFRIFGYGELGAAISYL
- the arr gene encoding NAD(+)--rifampin ADP-ribosyltransferase, which codes for MIKSEPVAATDDLSAQRLYHGTRADLKPGDLIEPGYSSNYGKRKTATYVYLSATLEAATWGAELALGEGRGRIYIVEPTGPIMDDPNLTDKKYPGNPTKSYRSREPLRVAGEVTDWQGHSPEALQAMKDHVEGLRLLGVEAIDD
- a CDS encoding elongation factor Tu, whose protein sequence is MKLPHDIEAEIYFLTPAEGGRSSPAFDDYRPQIYYDGRDWDARHIYPDVKQVNPGDTVRAFLGFLSPAEHLGKIYPDMTFEIREGARTVGRGRVTRIIALEESATRSKTDKILDEPSAQSSIASTPSSLSPST
- a CDS encoding NAD(P)/FAD-dependent oxidoreductase, which encodes MLVAGAGEILPPVPQWHRSRMVLVGDAAHAPSSSSGQGASLAMESAIQLARCLPDLPDAATAFLAYEQLRRPRVEKVAADAAKTNNRKASGPVAKALFSLLMPLAMKTFFTPEKMFGSLHGYRIDWDDVVTA
- a CDS encoding IS3 family transposase (programmed frameshift) translates to MKISRSSYTAEFKELAVRRVNACESFAATAKELGLSEQTLRNWVKAAKAGKLNGAGSKVVTPEEMELSRLRAENAKLKRENEIIKKAGGVLREGCSVKYAWIDAQTNRFALREMCDTLDVSISGYRAWKSGGTPDRKRLTAGQTLAMIRAIHAEVKGAYGSPRMIRELRWRGYTASKGRVERLMRTHGIHARHKRRYRVTTESKHGLPVARNLLDRDFAPAAPNQVWTADITYLWTDEGWLYLAIVLDLFNREVIGWSLKPRMTTELVADALTMAWFRRRPAPGVLHHSDRGSQYASQAYQDKLREFGMTCSMSRKGNCWDNSPTESWFNSFKNERYHGLRYTTQTEMRAASFEYIEVFYNRKRQHSTLGYKSPLQFLQRWISEQNQEKRAA